Proteins from a genomic interval of Chroococcidiopsis thermalis PCC 7203:
- the metK gene encoding methionine adenosyltransferase — protein sequence MSRRYLFSSESVTEGHPDKICDQISDTILDALLAQDPTSRVAAEVVVNTGLVLITGEITSKAQVNYVNLARQKIAEIGYTDAVNGFCSNSCSVLVALDEQSADIAQGVDTAHETREKSSEEIFDSTGAGDQGIMFGFACNETPELMPLPISLAHRISRRLAAVRKTGQLAYLRPDGKTQVTIAYEDGRPVGIDTILISTQHAPTIGDITDEKAVQAKIREDLWSAVVEPVFADIEVKPDAQTRFLVNPTGKFVIGGPQGDSGLTGRKIIVDTYGGYSRHGGGAFSGKDPTKVDRSAAYACRYVAKNIVAAGLADKCEVQLSYAIGVARPVSILVETFGTGKIDEDRLLELVQQNFELRPAGIIHAFNLRNLPAERGGRFYQDVAAYGHLGRNDLDLPWEKTDKADILKQALNQPVSATV from the coding sequence TTGTCTCGTCGCTACCTATTTTCCTCAGAATCAGTCACTGAAGGTCATCCTGATAAGATCTGCGATCAAATTTCCGACACTATCTTAGATGCACTACTGGCGCAAGACCCCACCAGCCGAGTCGCAGCAGAAGTAGTCGTTAACACTGGATTAGTCTTAATTACTGGTGAAATTACTAGCAAAGCTCAAGTTAATTATGTCAATTTAGCTAGACAAAAAATTGCTGAAATTGGCTACACCGATGCTGTCAATGGCTTTTGTTCCAATAGCTGTTCCGTACTAGTTGCCCTAGACGAACAATCGGCTGATATTGCTCAAGGCGTTGATACAGCGCACGAAACTCGCGAAAAATCTAGTGAAGAAATATTTGATTCTACGGGTGCGGGCGACCAGGGGATCATGTTTGGTTTCGCTTGTAACGAAACCCCCGAATTGATGCCTTTGCCTATCAGCCTTGCCCATCGAATTTCTCGCCGTCTAGCCGCAGTACGGAAAACTGGTCAACTGGCGTACTTGCGTCCTGATGGCAAAACTCAAGTTACAATTGCCTATGAAGACGGACGACCTGTAGGAATTGATACGATTTTAATCTCGACTCAGCACGCACCGACGATTGGCGACATCACCGACGAGAAAGCAGTGCAAGCCAAGATTAGAGAAGACCTCTGGTCAGCGGTTGTAGAGCCAGTCTTTGCCGATATTGAGGTCAAACCAGACGCACAAACTCGCTTTTTAGTCAACCCCACAGGCAAGTTTGTCATTGGCGGTCCCCAAGGTGATTCTGGCTTAACTGGACGTAAAATTATTGTCGATACCTACGGTGGATACTCACGGCATGGTGGCGGTGCTTTTTCTGGTAAAGACCCCACTAAAGTAGACCGCAGTGCGGCTTATGCTTGCCGCTACGTGGCAAAAAATATTGTTGCTGCTGGGTTAGCTGACAAGTGCGAAGTACAACTGAGTTATGCGATCGGTGTAGCGCGACCCGTTAGCATTTTAGTAGAAACATTCGGCACTGGCAAAATTGACGAAGACCGTTTGCTGGAGTTAGTCCAACAGAATTTTGAACTCCGTCCAGCTGGTATTATCCACGCCTTCAACTTGCGTAACCTACCAGCTGAAAGAGGTGGTCGCTTCTATCAAGATGTTGCTGCCTACGGTCATTTGGGACGAAATGACTTAGACTTGCCTTGGGAAAAAACCGACAAAGCAGACATCTTAAAGCAAGCATTAAATCAACCTGTTTCAGCGACAGTTTAA